The Schizosaccharomyces pombe strain 972h- genome assembly, chromosome: I genome contains a region encoding:
- a CDS encoding But2 family protein , whose amino-acid sequence MKFSSIPIASTLLSLLVASSVTASPLRRRDDPLNGRQFGLLALHSGNEYVHLHGFYVGDSGSVYLDPADGTDDAATFTMSNGQLSVGNRYASVSANGEIVFKSDTNSTSSGFSVGEAISSGYSLKYNGTESAVACPSLVNNQVYQVFFGVGNGNPSCVGIAVLAVLPQPISSSSTYNSTTSSYHNSTSTPPPTITSTKASTVTSTEATTVTTTTAVTVTATETYTVTATNGGSTITSTGASTVTSTQPSTVTSTQRKNTATTTKTTTYVGPSPSASSVVAYTTKCIVVPVITTAASQSEAATPSPSAAVYPLFPHGIRLIDSTKPEANSGNVYSPVVFQKQNNHTNTIFTFDVPQVSGSCELNFHLDTSGFPITVEGVNGTGRFILFNLSSVANDSTVYSNRPNRIAEIGRFNCSSSGCDYATNVTCPDSYTAVSYEMMALTDDSYLSFFEEADPLEGLTLRV is encoded by the coding sequence ATGAAGTTTTCTTCGATTCCCATTGCTTCCACATTACTCTCTTTGCTCGTTGCCTCCAGTGTGACAGCTTCCCCATTGCGTAGACGCGATGACCCTTTGAACGGCAGACAATTTGGTCTTTTGGCTCTTCACTCCGGCAATGAATACGTCCATTTGCACGGATTTTATGTTGGAGATTCTGGTTCTGTTTACTTGGACCCCGCTGATGGCACTGATGACGCTGCCACCTTTACTATGTCTAATGGACAACTATCTGTTGGTAATCGCTATGCTTCCGTGAGCGCCAATGGTGAAATAGTTTTCAAATCTGATACTAATTCTACTTCTTCTGGATTCAGTGTCGGTGAGGCTATTAGTTCCGGATATAgcttaaaatataatgGAACTGAATCCGCCGTTGCTTGTCCTTCTCTCGTCAATAACCAGGTTTATCAGGTATTCTTTGGAGTTGGAAACGGTAACCCTAGTTGTGTAGGTATTGCTGTTTTGGCTGTTTTGCCTCAACCCATCTCTTCATCTTCCACTTATAATAGTACTACCTCTTCCTATCATAATTCTACCTCTACTCCACCTCCTACTATCACTTCCACTAAGGCCTCTACCGTTACATCTACCGAAGCCACCACTGTTACGACCACCACAGCTGTCACCGTTACGGCTACTGAAACCTACACAGTAACAGCCACGAACGGAGGCTCCACTATCACTTCCACCGGAGCTTCCACTGTTACATCCACTCAGCCCTCTACCGTTACTTCTACCCAACGTAAAAACACTGCCACTACTACTAAAACTACCACATATGTTGGACCCAGTCCTTCTGCTTCTAGCGTCGTTGCTTATACCACCAAGTGTATTGTTGTCCCTGTTATCACCACTGCCGCTAGCCAAAGTGAAGCTGCAACTCCATCACCTTCTGCTGCTGTATATCCTTTGTTCCCCCATGGCATTCGTTTAATTGATTCGACTAAGCCTGAAGCTAACTCCGGTAATGTTTACTCACCCGTCGTCTTTCAGAAGCAAAACAATCATACCAACACGATTTTCACATTTGATGTTCCTCAAGTTTCCGGTAGTTGCGAACTTAACTTCCATCTCGATACTAGCGGTTTCCCCATCACTGTTGAAGGTGTTAATGGCACTGGCCGATTCATTCTCTTCAACCTCTCCTCCGTTGCCAACGATTCTACTGTCTACTCCAACCGTCCCAACCGCATTGCCGAAATTGGACGTTTCAACTGCTCTAGCTCTGGTTGCGATTATGCTACCAATGTTACATGCCCCGACTCTTATACTGCGGTCTCTTATGAAATGATGGCTCTCACTGATGACTCTTATTTGAGTTTCTTTGAAGAAGCCGATCCTCTTGAGGGATTAACTTTACGAGTTTAA